The sequence aaTAGTGCTtcatgttttggatccaattgaTGTGTTTTGATGATttggggattagggtttttggGCGGTTGTGATCTGTTTTGGATCGTAAGTTTGTCGAATAATACAAAAGCGAAGTGTCTTATTGGGTTGTgggttttggttttgatttGGGAGGTTGTGATCtgttttggttttattttaggTGTCGAATTGATACAAAGCTTTGCATTTTTGTTTGTTGTGTTCACAAATAGTGTGGGGAAAATGAGCTTCTTTGAACGCCTTCCTCAACCTCCATCATCATCTCAGTTTCAAAACAAAGTATTTTGAAAACAGTAATGAATTCGTTTCAATTAGGATTGTATTGTACCAATTTATGTACGAAAtgattttcaatttatttttgtagaGTTCTGTGTTgtgattttgttattttgttgaaTTTCTTGTAGTATTGTGTACATAAACCTATGATTGAAATCCTTAtcgtgtttttattattggttACTCTGTTCAGATTGAGGTTTATTGAAGTTTAGGAGGCTCCACCTCTTCTTCATCGAGTTATGGCCCGTTTTGGAAGTGTAAGAGCTCCAacacacatacatatatgtttttgtataaatatatttttgagttcAAGGCTGTCTTTGGTTTTCCAggaaaatatgtattttcttagcAACCAAACAGAGTTAATATAGCTGTAATGGAGTATGATTAGGGCTTTATAATGGGTTCAtgctaattttgtttttttaatttgtaaatataaatttaacagaaaaagaaaaaggggttTGTGAAACCCATTATGAAGAAGAATCAGGCTACTGTGGATCATATCACAGGGGATAAGATTCCAAAGAGCTTTGTTTTTGCTAGAGGTAAATTGCCCGGTCCTCTCAGGATGCTTCAAATGGATTTGAGAAAGCTCATGCTTCCTTATACTGCTCTCAAGCTTCGGGTAACACTCATCACTTTGTAGTTTTTTTGTATTTCTCTAAACTTTTGCTCTTTAGCCTTTTTTGGGTATAGATTTGAAATGCATCTGAATACTTAATAAGATAGTCAAATAGTAAGAAGAAATCCTCCTATTTTTGCTATTAACAAGTATGATTCTGaggtattattataaatatggaatttctTCTATTGTTGTgaatattcaaatttatataATGCATCTGAATATTTGATACCAGGCAGCATTAAAGTTACAAAAAGTTTACAAAAGTTTCCGAACCAGGAGGCGGCTGGCAGATTGTGCTGTTCTTGTTGAGCAAAGATGGTTAGTTCTTTCTTCTTTATCTACAAGTCTATGACAGATTGTATACTTGAGGAAAATCTTTGTTAAAATTTAGTTTGCTGTCCAAGAAACTTTCTTTTGTTTTGCCCTTTGAATTAAGTTGTGAGACACCCTTTCTCATaaccttttttaattttattttgcagGTGGAAGCTGCTAGATTTTGCTGAACTCAAACGGAGTTCAATATCATTTTTTGACATTGAGAAACATGAAACTGCTGTTTCACGCTGGTCCAGAGCAAGGACCAGGGCTGCCAAGGTTATTGATAGGCCAATTTTGCACAGTTCATCTTATACATTATACTTTCTGTTAATATGGTTATAAattgctagtttttttcttactttttaGGTAGGGAAAGGTTTGTCTAAGGATGAAAAGGCTCGCAAACTCGCGTTACAGCATTGGCTTGAGGCAGTAAGTTTCATTATCAGTGTATAAATTTAAATCAAGCTTTCAGTTTCTCAACCATCTTTCTGATTGTGTTTCTTCTTGCCAATAGATAGACCCTCGACATCGTTATGGTCATAATCTTCAATTCTATTATGCCAAATGGCTTCATTGTGAAAGTGGGCAGCCTTTTTTCTATTGGTAAGATTAGTTAATCATATATGAGACCATTAGAACTTATTCCTCCCTTAAAAATTAAGAGCACTGAGCACTATTTCATTTGTTTATTTCAAACATCCAatattttgttttgaaaaatgCAGGCTTGATATAGGAGAATTCAGCCAATATTTCTATAAGTTGTTTGTCCAAAAAACTACGAAGCAATTATCAGCCAAAAAATGGAGAATTCAGTTGTACGTAGATGCAAACCGAACAATGACTTCAAAGTACAATCAGTTCACCATTCAAGCAGTTGAACCAATGGAAAATTAGGAAGaagttacctttttttttttttttttacagtaattttattttatttagtgttgAGACTTTTCTTGCTGCTGAGcttgtttttctttctcttgacttgttatttatggatttacATGGAGTAGTGTATGCAAGTATTTCATATACCCAATTTTctaaaagtaaataataagtattattttattatgatttatatatacctaattatattttaccaaccaattataatagcacaaatattaatttgataaaacaaattattcgtATGATCATACCTTTACATACAATCTAAataagaagaaataaaaaaaagtaactaaACTTTACCTAAAACTAATCTTTACGTGCCTCGGCACGTAACTCCTACCtagtatatatactaggtgattgttacgtgccaagccacgtagtgttagttttatttaatattttagttttttattttaattaataattaaaatagtataattatttgaacgatttgttttataaaaataaaatatatgtcagtatatttagtaagtaaaacatagttgtgttataataatgtatgttattaatagtaaaatgtacatgaaaaaagttttattatctcattccatatctaataatagctacacaactatatatttatagacttttacattctttgcaaattactaataagcaccaataatattttcatattctaatatttttcaaccttttCCTCTtgatggtaaaattaaaaataaaactaaaaataagcacaaacatataaggtaaatactaattacagcccattttatcttttttttttattatttttttaagtccaagcccaaaaatctttaagccaacacaatcaatcttctttttttattattaatattcttccaagataagtttgttagagagatatgtggttaagatgatttttttaatttaaaaagagattattaatatttaaaagattgtttatttaaaagattgtttaattttttggtttaattattgggtttattttttaacgggagatcaaacctaatcgttaaatttaacagaatattcttttatttttaagtatattctgttaaaccaagaaatgccgttagataggcacttttaatatataaagatatatatatatatataaggaaaGTACGTAGTTTTAGAGtgtctaatattttatttaacctAATAGCTAGATTTagtcatatataataataaattttagaatttgagtatattattttttcactAACATATTTATAATTACTTTTCTTAATAAGCATAAATATGTAAAGTTCCCATAATAATATAACCCAATTCTCAACAATGAATGTGTAATGAGTTTTGAGAGATATATATTCTTAATTGGTTATGAGAGAGAAcgttatagattttttttttttctttaagaaaTTAGATCTTTTAGATAGATGTGGGTTTAattgttttataaattaattaattaatgtaaatCTATAACGTTCTCtctctaaaaaaatacaaaacaataaacaaattaattacACAACTCTATAATGTTGGTAAAATTCTTTATTCCATGAACTTAATCCTCATCTACTATATGTATGTGTCGGAGTCAGATTTGGATTGAAGGAAGCTTAATCTCTAGCAGTAGTAGcataaagatatcataaacaaataaatatcagaaatagatggaaaaaaacaaaaagaagaatGAATATAGAAGGAATCAATATAAAAAAACTAAGTCTGCAAAAAAGAAGAATGAATCATAATAAATCTGCAACAAAGAAGAATGAATCAATATAGAAAATGTGTTTGTAGTTACCTGTTTGTACAGTTTTGTATGTTGTAGTAAATTTTGCGTCAgattcaaaatcaataaaagatATCATCTGTTCAATCATGATTCCGTTCATCTATTTAGAATCAGTTATAGTTGTAGCATATCATTCCACACTAATTTCCAATGGAAAGCATATCTGTAATTttgaaagataaaaatatctacTATGatgtaaaggagatatttaataaatttttatgatAAGGAGGAGatattttaatttcttaataGTGGGACTATAGGGATGATTAGGCATAATTTTGGTAGAGTTGGGCATGAAAACACTCCTCTGTTTAAGAAGCTAGCTAAGACGCTAGAGTGAATGTTATTGTATTAGTACTATATATATTCACATTCATTCACCTAACTACTTAGCTTAAGAGTGTGAAAATTGAAACTAAGTAATTCCCAAGTGCGAAGATTCATGCAAATTTAGATTGAGACTTGTTCATGACTGTTTCACCACAAACAAGGCAGAAGCATAATGACACAACTAATCAGAAGACAATACTTGAGTGCATAAAGCATGTAAAATGGCACAATCAACTTCTACACAGAGCTGCAGAACAagcatttatattatattaatactcATAAATGGCCAGTTCAAAACAGTTTATAAGCTTAGATAGCAATGGAGATGCTTAATGTGGTCAAAAAATATATGTAGTATCAATAAAGAATAAACTGACCTTAGCTAAACTAGGTGCACAACACAAGCTTAACCTTAAGCAATGCACTAAAATTTTCTTAAGAACAATGCTTCTGCCAACCCATGTTGTTTTATTGGTTTACTTTGTATAGAATCTTCTCTCCTTTCTCTATTGATCTTATTCTTCTtatttgataaattaaatatctcatTTATCTAGCTAGTCTGAATGCATGAAAGATGACTGCAAAATTTCTATTATTAAAACTATTCTTTGACTATTTCAATCCCAGAGAGGTGAGCAAAATAATGGCTAGCTTTTCTAGTAACCAACATTTTGATGAGTTTTCTCTGCTTTAGCTCACAGATAATGCATTCTTTTTGTTTTGAAATGATTGTATGAAGCTAAATATGTTCTAAGTTCTAATGTATAATAATATCTCTTTGGTTATAGTATTTGTCACTATTTTAATCATTATACTTGTATTTTGACTTCATATTGTTGTGCCTTTAGTCCTATGTTTACTATTGTTGTTTTCAGCTCTGTATCTAAAAATGGTGAAGAGCTTTATGTCAATATCCTTTCAATACATAAAAGTTATAGCTTGGTTCTTGTGTAATGGTTGAACTGTTTAGACCTAAATTTATGAGATTCTTGATTGATTAAACTTTACAGGCACCTAGAAATCTGAAAGAAAACTAACCTTAACATCATTTGTGCAGTAGTAAGTTATTTCAAATGACAAAATTAAGAACATACAGTTTATAAATCATTCTAGCAAAACAAGCATCGCTGCTAAGCATATATAACAAAACATGGACACTAAACACAAAgaaaaaatcttaagaaaaagtGAACTTCAaagtaatgaaaaataaatcatCGTTGCTGCTAATTAAAATGTCGCTATTGAAACAAGCATACCTCATTAATGACTACTCAATAGGCCCGTTAACTTAATTAAGTACTAAGTTATTTGGTAATGGGCTGTTAgactttgttatttttaatgggCTGATGGGACCATTTCCATAatacttctttttttattaatgttatATTTTCTTTGGGTATTATATATAGAAAACATATTATCttgtattttgaaatttatttattaaaagattTCTCATATCAtctatatgaaatttatttattaaaagattTCTCCAATCACTTCATATCATCTATATTTGGTATATACAAATTGTTTcccaaactaattaaattcctaaAACTCCTCCTAATCAACaaacatattatcctaaaataacaaaaatatacaTTAAGAAAACCATATATCATATATTCTCCAACAATATTGTAACAAAACTTAAATCTGTATATCACTAATTATggcaaaaattaaagaaataaaacaaaaaagaaattttaattaattaatataatctcTTCAAACTGTATATAAGACTCTTTGGTAGCTAACATATATTCagaaaactaaaacaaaaagagagagaaaataattaataagaagAATGGCTAAAGTTCAAATTGTTTCTCTTCTTCTTGTGGGGATTCTCATTTCTTCCTTTGGTTGgtctcaatatatacatatttttttttatattgttcctTTTGCATTATTGAAATTATATTTCTCATTATTATTAGTACTGATCatactatatattttgtttttgtaggCTTCAATGGTACTCTAGGACAAGAGTCTCCTATGCTCCTTGCATGTTGCAAGAGCACAAAGCGTCCTGATTTATGTCCTCATTCAGACTCAAATCCCACTAAATGCGATGCTGAGTGTAAAAAGGGGCCTTGTAGAGGAGGTACATGTAAAAATGAAGGTGGTCCTGTTTGTCACTGTTTCTGTTAATTCGATCTATTATATTCATATaatcaatttaaatttattattaataattattattaataataaatttattaatcacttgttttaaaaataaataaataaataaagtatattAATTCCTATCTTATGAGGAGTCCAATAGcacaatatttttatttgaagtgtattattatttattattattattattatttcatttttataaattaaagtatttttttttttttacgaaaattcataTAGCAATTAATGGAGCAATATACATCACAATCAAAATCTATTTTGAaattcacataaaaatcactacagtaacttaaattgtaaatttttttaaaaaaatgtaaaaaataatatatatttatatatttatatatatggtaattattattatgtaaagtgagataatttatatagagtattattaataataaatttattaatcagttgttttaaaaataaataaatgaatagaGTATATTAATTCCTATCTTATGAGGAGTCCAATAGCACACTATTTTTATTTGAagtgtattattatttatttttattattatttcatttttatatattaaagtaattttttttttattttttacgaaaattcatgTAGCAACTCACATAGCAATAAATGGAACAATCTACATCACAATCAAAATCCATATTGCAATCCACATAAAAATAacctaaattgtaattttttttaaaaaaaaatgttaaaaaataatatatatatatatatggtaattattattatataaagtgagataatatatatagggtgactattcaatgtttacatttttattgtaaccatatggatACATTTTTTTTACCTGTAATAGAAGGTTATCAATAggtaaaaattctatttttagaattaattaattataattaactattttttaagtaattaaataaa is a genomic window of Cannabis sativa cultivar Pink pepper isolate KNU-18-1 chromosome 9, ASM2916894v1, whole genome shotgun sequence containing:
- the LOC115724113 gene encoding IQ domain-containing protein IQM6-like, yielding MARFGSKKKKGFVKPIMKKNQATVDHITGDKIPKSFVFARGKLPGPLRMLQMDLRKLMLPYTALKLRAALKLQKVYKSFRTRRRLADCAVLVEQRWWKLLDFAELKRSSISFFDIEKHETAVSRWSRARTRAAKVGKGLSKDEKARKLALQHWLEAIDPRHRYGHNLQFYYAKWLHCESGQPFFYWLDIGEFSQYFYKLFVQKTTKQLSAKKWRIQLYVDANRTMTSKYNQFTIQAVEPMEN